From Etheostoma cragini isolate CJK2018 chromosome 1, CSU_Ecrag_1.0, whole genome shotgun sequence, a single genomic window includes:
- the guca1g gene encoding guanylate cyclase activator 1g: protein MGQEESHRREVDLAQIQELCLTFMKACPSGALHLHEFKRIFGVPKSSAEESLYIETVFNSFDTNKNNTLDFIEYVAALHLILRGNLEDRLKWSFKMYDKDGNGKLDRTEVKRLIGIIYKIKLQKTEISMTPAEICDRIFELVDQNHDGRITLSEFMEGAQKDEWVMSLLKLDVDASSWVIQNCVKMP from the exons ATGGGACAAGAAGAGAGCCACCGTAGGGAGGTGGATTTGGCACAAATTCAGGAATTGTGCCTCACTTTCATGAAGGCGTGTCCGAGCGGAGCGTTGCATTTACACGAGTTCAAGAGGATCTTCGGGGTGCCGAAAAGCTCTGCAGAGGAGTCCCTCTACATTGAGACAGTATTCAACTCCTTCGACACAAACAAG AATAACACACTTGATTTCATCGAGTATGTGGCAGCACTTCACCTGATCTTACGGGGCAATCTGGAAGACAGGCTCAAGTGGTCCTTCAAGATGTACGACAAGGACGGGAACGGCAAGCTGGACAGGACGGAGGTGAAACGGCTCATCGGG ATCATTTACAAAATCAAGCTCCAGAAGACGGAAATCAGCATGACGCCGGCTGAGATCTGTGACAGGATCTTTGAGCTGGTCGACCAGAATCATGACG GTCGGATCACGTTGTCCGAGTTCATGGAGGGAGCTCAGAAGGACGAATGGGTCATGAGCTTGTTGAAGTTGGACGTTGACGCCAGCAGCTGGGTCATCCAGAACTGTGTCAAGATGCCCTGA
- the LOC117940345 gene encoding ras association domain-containing protein 7-like: MELKVWVEGAVRVVCGLSLKTSCQDVVIALAQAIGQTGRYILVFKLRGTERQLVADDCPLQHLAQLGQLASDVQFILRRTGPSQDTPTTKRRFPPPQPSEPEPLRHNEPHKALTFNLGPSTHPKRTKPSRAWSPSPRDSPEPRASPVSFLDAVNPVKAIPSSSSKEEMFRKILQQQNRLRDLEIQLRALERETEVLERERSARVPSLTPVPEGELEKLEQRLRQNEADLMQGEQWEEQLQEELDREQEMHRRLHQIRSSVDDDGYRIKELHARSEHLQQKIQHRAHRQSSRAGARQADEARRPLEQELHLRLQQGEELDATLSETQRNQQATEENLQDRWKTVQDLDKELRQCKLQQFIQQTAMPDADQTHVLPVPEVYLSSAGIIE; the protein is encoded by the exons ATGGAGCTGAAGGTGTGGGTGGAGGGCGCGGTCAGAGTGGTCTGCGGCCTATCACTGAAAACTTCCTGCCAGGATGTCGTCATAGCTCTTGCACAAGCAATTG GTCAGACCGGCCGTTACATTCTTGTCTTCAAGCTACGAGGCACCGAGAGACAGCTGGTTGCTGATGACTGTCCTCTTCAGCATCTGGCTCAGCTGGGACAGCTGGCCTCGGATGTCCAGTTCATTCTGCGGAGGACAGGTCCCAGCCAAGACACACCCACAACAAAAAGACGTTTTCCCCCTCCCCAACCGTCAGAACCAGAGCCCCTCAGACACAATGAGCCACACAAGGCTCTCACCTTCAATCTGGGCCCCTCAACACATCCCAAGAGGACCAAACCAAGCAGGGCCTGGTCTCCGTCCCCCCGAGACTCCCCAGAACCCCGAGCCTCCCCTGTCTCTTTCCTAGACGCTGTCAACCCTGTGAAGGCAattccctcttcctcctccaaagAGGAGATGTTTAGGAAGATTCTGCAGCAGCAGAATCGTCTGCGAGACCTGGAGATCCAGCTTCGTGCTCTGGAGCGAGAGACAGAGGTGTTGGAGCGAGAGAGGTCTGCCAGAGTCCCTAGTCTGACCCCGGTCCCCGAAGGCGAACTGGAGAAACTGGAGCAGCGTCTGAGGCAGAACGAGGCAGATTTGATGCAGGGCGAGCAGTGGGAGGAGCAGTTACAGGAAGAGCTGGACAGAGAACAAG AAATGCATAGACGTCTACACCAGATCCGGTCGTCGGTGGATGACGATGGTTATCGGATCAAGGAGCTCCACGCGCGTTCTGAACATCTACAGCAGAAAATACAGCACAGAGCCCACAGACAAAGCTCTCGGGCCGGCGCTCGGCAGGCAGACGAGGCCCGGAGGCCTCTGGAGCAGGAGCTCCACCTCCGCCTGCAGCAGGGAGAGGAGCTGGATGCAACACtgtcagagacacagaggaatCAACAAGCTACGGAGGAAAATCTGCAG GACAGATGGAAGACGGTGCAGGACCTGGACAAGGAGCTGAGACAGTGTAAGCTGCAGCAGTTTATCCAGCAGACCGCCATGCCAGACGCAGACCAGACACACGTTCTGCCTGTCCCTGAAGTTTACCTCAGCAGCGCTGGTATAATTGAGTAG
- the LOC117941761 gene encoding guanylyl cyclase-activating protein 2-like, with protein MGQEYSSPEKEVTLQQIQELYRKFASECPSGNLHLHEFKRFFGINSNSTEEECAYMEHLFQSFDTNEDGKIDFMEYVAGLHLVLRGKLEDKLKWSFKVYDRDGNGGLDRQEVRQIVKIINKIKKHNDPDAGNIEDICERIFDLVDKNNDRQISLEEFIEGAEKDPWVMEQLQLDIGPFDWFRERREKKT; from the exons atgggtCAAGAATACAGTAGCCCAGAAAAGGAAGTGACTCTCCAACAAATCCAGGAACTCTACCGTAAATTTGCGAGTGAATGTCCAAGTGGGAATCTGCACTTACATGAGTTCAAGAGATTCTTTGGAATCAACAGCAACTCCACAGAAGAAGAATGTGCATACATGGAACATTTGTTTCAATCCTTTGATACAAATGAG GATGGGAAAATAGACTTCATGGAGTACGTGGCGGGGCTGCACCTCGTCCTGCGTGGAAAACTCGAGGACAAACTGAAGTGGTCTTTTAAGGTTTATGACCGAGATGGCAATGGCGGCTTGGACCGACAGGAAGTGAGACAAATTGTCAAA ATCATCAACAAGATAAAGAAGCACAACGATCCTGACGCAGGGAACATCGAAGATATTTGTGAAAGAATATTTGATCTGGTGGACAAAAACAACGACA GGCAGATTTCTTTGGAGGAATTCATCGAAGGGGCTGAAAAGGACCCGTGGGTGATGGAACAGCTCCAACTGGACATCGGGCCCTTTGATTGGTTCCGTGAACGTCGGGAGAAGAAAACTTGA